GGCATAAAGAAATCGACCTGTATTGTGGAAAGCTGCCACATTCGGCCTAGCGCATCTTTAACATGAACATCTATTTTTGGGCCGTAAAACGCGGCTTCTCCAGGGTATTCCTTATACGTAATTCCCATACTATCCATTGCCTGCCTAAGTTGTTCAGTAGCGTTGTCCCAGGTAGAAAAATCAGGATCCATATTATGTGAATGGCATACCGGGCATTCTATATCGGTACCGCGCAGACCCTCGACTCTATTGCCACAATCTTTGCAAACATAACTTAAAAGATAATTTTCCGGGTGTTCCTTGTCTATTACGCTTAGATCAAAGGCCATTTCTATGTTTCCGAATACAGTAGTAAAGGTCTCCCTGACCATGCCAAGCAGAGTCTTTATCTCACCTACTATTTGATCCATCCTTATGAATTCGTGACCATCATCTTGGGTAAATGCCCTAGGCCTGGTGAGACCACCAACTTCTCCGGACTTCTCGTACCTGTAAACAGTACCCGGCTCTGAGTACTTAACCGGAAGGTCTCTGTAGCTGTACTTTCTCCTTGCAAATATTGCTATATGGCCCGGGCAGTTCATTGGCTTTATGCCATAACTGTCTCCGTCCGGCAATACAAACAAATACATGTTCGGTTTGTACTTTGCATAGTGCCCAGACTGCTTCCATATAGTATCTTTAAACACATGGGGAGTCCAAACGTCAGTCCAGCCGTTCTTTCCATTTACGTAATCCATGTACTTTATGAGTTCTTTCCTAATTATCTGGCCGTTCGGCGTGTACATAGGAAATCCGGGTGCCCATTCAGAGTTAAAAACGGCAAGGTCCATCTCAGCTATTATTTTTCTGTGATCTCTCTTCTTTGCCTCCTCAAGGTTCTCAAGGTAGCGTCTCAGTGATTTTTCGTCTGGAAATGCAGTTCCGTATATTCTAACAAGGTTTTTACTTTCGTCGTACTTGTATACCGCACTTGCTATTGAGAGCAGCTTAAATGCCTTTATGTATCCGGTTGATGGCACATGTGGACCAAGGCACAGATCTACAAAGTTTCCCTGCTGGTACACGGAGCTTTTTCCTTCCACATTTTCATTTATAATCCTTATTTTGTATGGATTTTTTGAAAAAATCTTCAGCAATTCATCTTTACTGTATATCATTCTCCTTATTGGGACATTCTCCTTAACTATTCTCTTCATCTCTTCTTCTATCTTCGATAAATCTTCTTCGGTAATCGGCTTCATATCAAAATCGTAGTAGAAGCCATTTTCAACTACCGGCCCAGTGTTCGGAAGGGCTTCTGGAAAGAGATTGGTAACAGCATTTGCGAGAAGATGAGCAGCTGAATGCCTTAGTATGTAGAGGCCATCTTCGGAATCTAGGTATACTGGTTGAACGGCCTCGTCTTCTCCCGCAATTTCATCCAGATCGAGAAATTTATCACCTTTTTTTACCGCTATTACCTTCTTATCATTTATGGCATCACGGTACCTCTGTCCTTTCTGTACCCGGATCTCGTTAATTGGCATAATTAGGTAAATGTAAACGGTATAAAAAGATGAAGATTACAAATAATCATTCTCGATTTAGATCATAAAGACAGGGCAAAAAATAGGTGTCATAGAGCTATATCCACAGCATATCCTTTGTTTCTATGTTTCGTGAAGGATTTTGTTTTAGCAAGCACCATTGACACAAAATTAAATGCAATAACTATGAAAATTCCGGTATCGTAAAAAAAAGTTAAAAACGCGCATATTCTGCCGACAGTCCATCACTTAAGATGCATAAGGCAATAAGGAATGCCGCAGGAATTAAAAAAGCAGTTCTTTTATATTTAGATATTTGTTATAAAATATATAAATATTAATTTATCCAGACGGTCTTTATGTTTGTAAACTCTAGCATTCCATATCTGGACAATTCTCTACCAACTCCGCTTTTCTTAACACCGCCGAATGGCAGCCTTGGATCCGATGCAACTATCTTGTTGACAAACACCATTCCGGCCTGTATTTCTGGGATGAGTTTTTCGGCCTCATCAGGATTCCCCCATATCGAAGCCCCTAAACCGAACGGTGTCTCATTGGATATCTCGACTGCTTCTTCCGGTTTGTCAAAGTATTTTACAACCGCTACGGGCCCAAAGATCTCCTCATTATACCTTACGTCAGTCTTTATTATTGTTGGCATTACTATGTTACCCTGATAATCTCCGCCGATTACCAATTCCGATTTTCCTTTGAGATCCGATACCTGCCTTAGTACGGTTTCCTTTTGATCCTGGCTAGAGAGCGGCCCTAGGAATGTATCAGAGTTCAGCGGATCTCCTATTTTTACCCTTGAAAATTCATCCTTTAGCATTTCCACAAATTTCTCCCCGATCTTTCTGTTTACTATGAAACGCTTGGAAGCTATGCAACTTTGGCCATTATTCTGAAGCCTACCAAAAACAGCATTTTTTACAGTATCTTCTAAATTATAATCGTCCAAAACTATAAATGGGTCTGAACCACCAAGCTCCATAACAAACTTCTTTATATTTTTCCCCGCAATCTCTGCTATCCTAGAGCCTGTCGAAGTAGATCCAGTAAAAGACACTCCATCTACTTCTGGTATTACCGAAGAAGCAGTTTCACCAGACGTTATAACGGATCTAAATGCATCTGTATTAAGCAGATCTTGAATTTTAAGGCTTGTTCCAGAAACTATAGAGGCATGTTTGAGTATGACTGTATTTCCAGCTGCCAAGGCAGGAATTGCAGCCCTCATAACCTGCCAGACAGGGAAATTCCAAGGCATTATAATTAGGATAACTCCAATTGGATCGAATCTCACATAACTCTTTCGTGCTTCGGTCTTTACATCTTCGATCGCCAGGAACTTTTCTGCGTTCTCAATTACATAGTCCATTAGCCAAATAGATTTCTTTACCTCGGAGATGCTCTGGGAAATTGGTTTTCCCATTTCCAGGCTCATAAGCTTTGAAAGATCGTCTATTTGAGTTTCAAAATTCTTTTTTGCCGCCTTTATTACCTCTATGCGTTCACCAATATTCTTTCTCCACTTAGCCTGGTACTCTCTTAGATCCTTTATTTTCCTAATCACTTGTTCTTTGTCTTCCTCATTGTAACTGGCTATGACCTCTCCCGTATATGGATTCAAGGTCTTAATCATCTTCCCATCGCTTCCTTGAATAGGAATTCAATATCTGATTTATCAATTTTCTTCGGTGATAAGCCTATAAGCCTCTGCTGAGCCATTGTTCCATCTACCAATTTTTCGATGTCCGAAGATGTAAAGTCTAAATCTGATAAATTGTCTGGAATCTTTAGGGCATGGAGCAGGTCTATGTAGTAGCCGTACAGGGTATCTCCAATGTCTTCCGCACTCATACCTTCTGTATCGTAACCCAGCGCTGTGAGAACATCAGCAAATCTTTCAGGGACAAACTTTGATAGGTACCTAAAAACGTAGGCTGCTGGTATGGCGGTGCTTATTCCATGTGGCGATATTGGATAGCCGAAGTCGTAGTCATCTGGATGCCACTTCTTTATCATTCCGGCAATTGGATAAGCCATCGCATGCGGTATATGGACACCTACATGGCCGAAGCCCATTCCCGCTATGCTTGCCCCCATAGTCATATAATATCTGGCTTCTAGATCAAGCGGATCTGCAAAGGCCCTTCTTAGATACTTGTGCACCCACTCTATGGCCTGCAACCCAAAGAGATCTCCTATTGGCGTACTTCCAGAGTAAACTGGCCTTTCATCAGGTGATGCTACAGGCGGCCTAGCTGTATATGGGTGTGAGGTATAGGATTCTATAGCGTGGTTAAGTACATCTAGGCCTGTCGATGCCGTTACCTTCGGCGGCATGGTTAGAGTATTAACAGGATCAATTATGGCTAGGCTTGGCCTTATGAAGGGATTGCTTATCCCTGTCTTCACATGCAAGCGCTCTACATCAAATATAGTAACGTTAGTTGTCTCGCTCCCAGTTCCGGCCGTAGTAGGTATAGCTATATGTGGGAGAAGGTCCCCCTCTGGAATCATACCCTTTCCTATAGGCTTGTTAATGTAGTCATTGATATCACGGGGATACTTGTAGAGCAGATTGAGTATCTTAGCGGTATCTATTGTAGAGCCTCCTCCAAATGAGATTAAGCCATCTATCTTCTTTCCCTTTATGGCCTCATAGCCTTTTGTTAGATTTTCGTCATCTGGCTCAGTTTTAACCTCATCAAACACTGCATAATTAATACCAGATTCAGAGAGCGATGACAACACATCATGGAATTGCTTTGAGTCTTTCAGTCTGGGCCCAACAACAACCAAAGCGTTTTTGATCTTAAGCCCAACAGCGTCTTTTCCAACTTCTTTCGTAGTATTCATCCCAAACTTTATTTTCGGTACGTTTATGACAAAAGCGGTATCGTTAAAATTCGTCGATATTAGGTAGTTTCCTTCCATAAAGATCACTCCACAAATTTCGGTGCATGTGGATATTTATCCCAAATTCCTGGATCATGGCTTATTATAAGTTTCTGCTTCCTTGCCTTTTCACGTATCTTCATCTTCTTAATATAGGAGTTCCATTCCGTAGCATTAGATAGAAGCCATCCCTTCGCCTCCACATCGTACTCTTTGGGGAGATGTAGGAAATCGCCCGTTAAAGTGTACATGCTACCCTTTTCTGTTTTCACCGTGAGAACTTGATGGCCGGCAGTATGCCCTCCTGTGAACTCAGCATAAACACCATCGACTATCTCGAAGACAGGATCGTCTAAGGGCATCCACGCGGCACCTTTCAAAGGTAAAAGGTCTGAGTAATCATATGCACCACTCTTTCCCTGCCAAATCAATGAAAGAGCACTTTCAAGTTCCTTTTTTTGTACTATTATGGGCACATGCGAGTCCTTAAAGACAGCTGCTTGGCCAATATGATCAAGATGGAGATGTGAAATGACAACGAAATCAATGTCTTCTGGTTTTAGGCCGATAAGCTTAAGCTGGTTCTCTATATGGTTTTGATCATCCATCTTTGTTATTGGAAAAGCCTCCATGAGTCCTCTTTCATGTGTTTTCATAGCATCTGGGGCTATGCCAGTATCGAAAAGTATTCTAGCATCAGGATGATCGATGAGTGCGCCGGTGATCGGTATCTCAACCCAGTCACGCCTAGGGTTCCTTTCACTGTTTGTCATAGCACCGCCCAGCTGCCCTGGCAAAAACCAACCTATGTCGCCTCCGAGCCAACCGTAATCCAACAAGTATATCTTGCTAGCAGGCATATCTGAAATAACGAAAAAGCATATTTTAGCTTTATGGATTTATATATTACAATAATACCACTGGAACATCGCGAAATCACAGTATCCCCGTAAAAATCATTGCATAATCGTATCCATAGGATCATCTTCCATTTATTATTTTGAATTTTGAGACTAAATAAAATATACAAACTAGAACTTCCTCTTAGAATAATGCGTTAATCTCATGCAGGTGTCGGGATTTGGACCCGAGTCGAAAGCTTGGAAGGCTCTCGTGCTACCAGGCTACACCACACCTGCTCCCACCTGTATCATTGCACGAGATATAAAATTTATTGGATTATTAATGGTTTAAGGAATGCCCTACCCAATAGTCGGAGCGTTTTGCGTGATACTTGCATACATGTGGTACGTCATTTCAGAGGTTAAGTTAGCGCCGTTGACATATGTGGACGCATACACACTAACGTAGTAAGTTGAATCATAGTTCAAATTGGTAAGGTTGAAGTAAAGATAGTTGCCGCTTAGATGTGAAGATATAATTGATGGAGGGCCTCCAGCTTCATATTCGACTACTTTAGTAAAATTTACGCCTGAATAAGCAAATACGTAAACTCGAAAACTATCATTTGGTACTGCTATATTGTATACGCCGTTTGAGAAAGGCACCGAAGTCCAGCCGCCATTGCTGAACATTTGGATGTTGGATATTTCAGGACCAGAAACATGGCTGAAAGGAGGATTAAGCACTAATATCCAGAAAACTATCCACGTCAAAAAAAGTTCGCCTATGAAAAGGATCCTATGTGTTGTTTTCTTCGACACCTTTACCCCAAGGCCCTTGAGTATGTATTCCGAAAACACAAGAACAATTAGAAGCAGAAGCACAGAAAAATACCAATAACCGATGAGTTGAAGATAACCGGACAATATACCTATTACTGCCCCAATTATAAATATCATTACTATGGATTTTGCCCGTTCCTTCTCATCAAATAGGAATTGCTTTTCGTCGAATTCTGGAACTTTGACCAATGGCTCTTCTGTATCCTTGGGCATTTGGCAACCCTATTTTTACTTTATTAATGAATTTAACGATCTTACTGGATCTGGACTCTTGACTACGCCAGAAGATACGAGTATTCCTTGTGCCCCTAGATCCAGCGATTTCCTTACGTCCTGCCTGTTTTTTATCCCTGCACCGACAAGCACTGGAACTCCTTCTGTACCGCATATATCAACGATTTCACTTATTATTTCAGGCTTTGCAGTCGATACGGACACGTTTCCGCCAATTAACTCTTTAGGTTCATAGGCTATGAACGACGGCTTAAGTGCAGAATACCTTTTTGCTTCTTCCATTGACTCAACGCAAAGGGCTATTTCAAACCCTAGCATCTGCGCTTTCTTTACCGTTGAAATGATCTTGTCCTCACCCAATCGCCTCTCTGAATGATTAAGCAAGGAACCTATTATACCGTAATTCATAAGCGATTCTATAGCTATGTGGCCTGTGTACGGACCATATCCCACATCATCCACGTGCTGCGAAAAAAACTCAACATTCCTAAATTCATGCGCATTATGCAGATCTAAAATAGCAGGTGCAATTATCAAACGGACACTGTCGTATTTTGGCAGTTTGGAAACAAATTCTACAAAATTCTTCCCATTAGCTTCTGCATAATTTTTCAAATTAACTATTACAGTAAACATTGAAAACGTATGTCGACGTATTTCAAACATTTTTCTGATTCCTGCGTAGAGGATAAACTAAAATAATATCATCCATCAATGAATCGCGCTGAATATCATTAGTCCTCGCCCTCAAGGTAGTAAAAGTCCCCTATCATTGCCCTTACCTCTTTTTCAGGCAAAGAGAATCGCCTTACTTTAACGTTGCTTTCTAGGAGCATAAGTTCAGCAAGTTCGTCGGGATATCCTTCTGCGTAGACAATTTCCTTTATTTGTGCGTTCATGATCATTTTAGAGCACACTACACACGGGTGGGTAGTAACATAAATTGTTGAATCCTTTATACTCACACCGTGAACAGCTGCTTGAATTATTGCGTTCTGTTCGGCATGCAGGCCGCGGCAGAGTTCATGGCGCTCTCCCGATGGTATCTTTAGGTCTTCCCTTATACAGCCGACTACGTCGCAGTGCGCTGTCCCTGAGGGTGGGCCATTGTACCCTGTGGCGAGCACGTTCTTGTCCTTGACTATAACGGCACCAACCTTGCGCCTTATGCAGTTAGTCCTAGATGCAGCTAAATAAGCCATCCTCATAAAGTATTCGTCCCAAGATGGTCTCTTTACAAGCTCCACATTCTCACAGCCATCATTTAGATATAAATGTTTTCTACAAAAATAGAAAAAAATTACTGCCTTAAGGAAACAAAAAGAACTATGAATGACGCTAACCCAATTGAATTGATCAGTATTAACGGTACAGAAACTGATGCCCCAACAAAGTGTGAAAAGTTATAGTAGTAATAAACGGACAAAATGGACTGCAATAAAAATAAGGTGGAAAATAACACGATGGGCAAGAGGAATTTCGACTTAACAGCAATTATAGTCTTAACATAGAAAGCTATTATAGTTGCAAGAAGAGCAGCTTCGATAAGTATTATTATTATGTTAGTTAGCCAGAATATGCCCATCGTTTTCACCAATCATAAAAAATATAAAAATTTATTTAATTACACCTTGTTCAGTGGGCCAGGAGCTCCGCCCAGCACGTTGAAGACTTCACTAACTATCTCGAACTGGAATTGCCCGGTCTTTACGTTGAATCCCATATTCTGATATACGATTTGGTATGAAACGTTGATGTAGTCGAAGGTTGTCGCGTTCTTCTGCACTACAAATTGTACTGTTGCATTAACGTATGCCATGTCTCCCTTCATAGCTACAGTCGGTGGCTCCTCGGCATAGAACCATACTGCAATCCAAGCCTTGAAGAATTTGTTCCAGACTGCGCTTATGTTAGAATATCCCTGGTAAGTTCCATTGAGCGTGCTGTTCACCCAATAGAGCGTCGCGCTGTCGTTATACTGTTCCATCACGGACGTTAAGTTTTCAATTGCTATATTGTTCCAGTGGCTGAATGCAAGTGCAAGCACCTGATTGTACATATCCTGATTTTCATTGGTTGATATGTATCCTGTACCTACGATGTGCCAAGTCTCGCCAACGATTTTGTATTGGCCCATTTCCTTGTAATAGTTGAGCGTATAGCTAATATTCAGGTATTCTACCGTATTATTCGCAGATGTAGGCGTAACTATAAACTGATTCATTGATGTGACCGTAGCTGTTTTTCCAATAACAGAAACAGATGGCGGCGTCACAGTATAGAACCAGACGGCGGACCATAGGCCAAAGAATTTGCCCCATGTACCTATTATGCTTGATACCCCTGAATACGTTCCAGTAAGTGGGCCGCCGATCCAGTCTAATGTGGCGTTAGACGCGTACTCAGGCTGAAGGAGGCTTGTGTTTTCTATGGCTATGTAGTCCCAGTGTTCCATTGCCTGTGCTTCTACCTCTTGTGTGAGAACTGCTGATGGTACACTTGCTAAAATGCCCGCACCTGTTATGTGCCATACCTCATGGGTAATGTAGAACTGCCCGCCTGATTTCATGAAGTCAAGAGTATATGACACATTAATGTACTCAACCGTGTTGTTAACGTTAAATGGTGTTACAATAAATTGCACTGGTGCAGTGACCTGTGCGGTATCGCCACTCGTTGTTACTACTGGCGGGTTAGAGGTATAGAGCCATACTGCAGACCATAGGCCAAAGAACTTATTCCAAGTTGAATCTATAGCAGACAGCCCAGTATACGTGCCGCTTAGCGGACCGCCTATCCACTGTAGAGTAGCGTTAGACAAATACTGCGAAGAGACAAGTGTGGTATTTTCTATTGCAATGTTGTTCCAATGTTCAAAAGCATCTCCAAGCACGGCATTTGGTTTGTAATCTTGCGCATTCGCCTGCGCTGTGCTGTACGCAGACGAAGTCTTAGAGTTCTGATAGTAGGAATAGCCAAAAGCACCTGCAAAAACTATTACAAGTGCTATGGCTACGCCAAGAGCTACCTTTAGAGTATCCATATATGCTTATTATAGACTTAGTACAAGTGAATTTTTCAAAATTATTTGCAAATTATGTGCAAATCTTTTGCATTTTGCGCATAGAAAAGGATTTCCTTATATTCATACAGATAAAATAATATTCTTTGCTCTACCATTTTTGGCCAGTTATCTTTTCAAACATCATTCTGTATAGATCGGACACTTTCGATACCATATCATCGGAGAGTGCGGGTATATCTGGTTCTGGTAGCCCATTCTCCCTGGCATAGTATAGTTTATCGTGGTACCCTATAGATCTATAGTACTGCCTTACCATTTCCTTGCTGAGCTCAACCACCCTGCCGTTATCATATTCTTTCTCGTCCCAGAACCTGTCTTCATCTGCTGTGCCAAAGGTGTCAACTACAACTATCCTTCTTTCTCGGTCTAGAGCTATTTCTTTCTTTCCATCTGCATGTATGAGTCCTCTTTTTGATACTTCCATATCAATTCTTCGATCTATCTTGAACACTGCCTCCATTATTTCGCAGTAATCTTCTAAAGTTAAGCCGCCTATTTCCATAGCTTCCTTTTTTGTGAGCAATCGATCGGTCTCTTCCCTCTTGGTTGTAGCCTCGAATATAGGATCTATTAATTTTTCACCGTATTCAGGTACATGCTTTAGGCCTATGTCCATTGGCTTAACTTTGCCCTCCTTTATTCTATCATAAAGAGAGCCGGCTACATAGTACCTTGTTATAAACTCAAGGGGAATTACGTAATTGCTTGATCCTAAGCTAACTTTATTCGGGACCGCAAACTTCCGAACGCGCATTGTCCTATTATCGATCAATTCGATGAAGTGGGACTTCATTCCATAAGATTCTATGAGCTGAAACCAGAATGCAGAAGTCCTGCAAAGTGATTCTCCCTTGTTGTCTATTTCGTTTGGTATAATCTTATCGAATACAGATATCCTGTTTGAAAATTTGAATACAAGCGTGTCACCGTCATCGTACACATCCTTTACTTTTCCTGTAGTAAGTAACTTCATATTGGCATATTATCGCCGAGAATAATAAGCTTAGCAGTTGTTTTGGGTTTAAGACTTTATACTACATACTACTCATGTGACCAATGAATGCCTTTTTAAAGGCTCTTCATGGGCTCGACCACGATTATATTCCAGTATGGTTCATGAGACAGGCTGGTAGGTATTTGAATGTTTACAAAGATTATAGAAAAAAACTTGGGCTGGAAGGCATGATGACAGACGCCGATGTTATAGTTAAAATTACACACTCTCCTGTAGATATGATCGGAGTGGATGCTGCTATAATCTTTGCTGATATAACTACACCTCTACCAGGTCTTGGTTTCAAGGTTAGGTTCGAAGATAATGTAGGCCCTATTGTGCTGAACAATTTAAGCGATAACGGGTTTTCCGGAATTAATGAATTCGATGAAGCAAGTTTTAATCATCCTGTATTGAAAGCAATATCTATGTACAGAGAGATGTACAGAGAACCTTTGATTGGTTTCTGTGGGTCTCCAGTTACACTTCTCTCTTATCTTATAGCCGGATCTTTTGACAAAGATTTGGCCAAGACGAAGCGGCTTATGCTTACAGATCCCTCAAAATACAAAGAAATATCAACCTTGCTTACAGATGCCTCCGTAAAGTACGCAAAGCTGCAAATTAAAAAGGGCGTGGATGCCTTTCAATTGTTCGACAGCTGGGCAGGATATCTTTCCCCACGCCAGTATAAAGAATTCGCCGTTCCATACATAAACGACATACTAAGTGAAATCGCAGGGAAGGTACCGACCATATATTTCAGTACAATGACATCCTCTTTCGTATTTCAATCCGGCATCATTTCCGATTTCATTTCAGTTGACTGGAGAGTAGAAATGGATAAAGTAGTAAAAGAATCAGGCGACTATGGGCTCCAAGGGAATCTAGATCCATTTATAGTCAACTATGATTATGCATTTGCAGAATCCGAACATATAATAAATGCCGTGAAAGGAAATAATAGATACATATTCAATACAGGGCACGGCATACTGCCTGATACAGATCCAAAAAGGTTAATAGAAATTGTAAAATACGTCCACAGCGTGAATCTATGAAAACAGCAGTTCTGCTTCTCTCCTACGGAAGCCCTGAGAAAATGTCAGATATTGATGAATACCTTTCAAAAATTTTCGGAGGAAAGCCTGTTCCAAAGGGCGTTGCAGAAGAGAATTACAGGAAATACGAAATGTTCGGCGGACTCTCACCGTCAAACAGGATAATTCAGAGCATTAGGGATAGGCTTCAGAAAAGGTTCGATCAAAGCGGGGATGTGGATGTATTCACAGCCTTCAAGCATTGGTATCCCTCCATCGGAGAGGTTGTTCCAGATCTGAAAGGTTACGACAACATAGTTTCTATCCCACTTTTTTCCTTTTTTTCAGAAAATGTAAAAGCGAGTTATTATAAGCCCCTTGCCGAAGCACTTGAGAAAAATGACATACGAACTAAGATGGAGTTTGTTAACGGCATAAGCAATTACGATCTCTTCATCCCAATGTGGATACATCTAATAGAAGAGAAAGAAAAAGGTGATTCATTCTATCTCTTCGATGCACATAGTCTCCCGCATCCTGAAAACGAAGAGGATTATCTCTTCTGGCTCAGGTACTCGACGTACAAGATAACCCAGATAATGGGCCTTCGCTCTTCTGACTTTGGATTTCAGGGAGGCCATGAAGGATGGCTAGGCCCGAGTATATACAACGTCTACAGAAAGGCCAAGGAGAAGAAGATAATTGCTGTTCCCATATCCTTCCTCTACGACCACTTAGAGATTCTATACGATCTGGATTATGAATTCAGGAAAAAGATCGAGGAAGACGGCTATTCTTATGAAAGAGTGCCAATGCCAAACGATTCAGCTATCTTCATAACTCTGCTCGAGAGGATAGTTTCATCATCTATAACTCACCTTAGCGGGGAATTAATTGGAAACGGAAAAGAAAAGAGTGAAAACTTCATTTAAATAGCACGATTTGGATCATATATTTGACAACTGACGAATTTGAAATAGACGAAATATATTTTAAATCCGTGGGTATAACTTCATTATGATAGGTGCAGTGATAGAGGCAGGTGTTGGGATTACCGCTGCACTCATATCACTGATCGAGGATAAGCAAAACTTCCTTAAAAAGTATGAAGTTTCTTTAATAATACTTCCAATACTTGTGATATTTTTTCACTCCATGCTTATAGTGCCAATATACGTTTTTTCAATAATATCAGGTACTTACCTATACAGCAAGAAGTTCTATTATCCATTCCTTTTGCTATTCGTGTCTGTATTCCTTATCTATATAGTTTATGGGATAAACTACCCATGGAAATCCACAGACATCGCGATCTCAGCAGGCATGATCGTTGTAATGGTTTTTGATAGCAGGGAAAAGGAATACGTAAAGCAAAACGAGATGAACAGGGGAACGGATAGGAAAAAGGAGATCAGAAGGGACTACGTTCAAATACTTGCAGGTGCAGTTATAATTCTTCTGATATATTATTACGGAATAGACGTATCGCGAATACTTGTCACATTCGGTTCTCTCGTTTTATACGTTACAGGAAATTTTCTTGCAGGGCGACCGGATCTCTTGCTTGGAAAGCTCCTTAATAGCCTTGAAAGGAGCAGTACAAAACTGGGGATCGGATCGCTCTGGTTCGCATCAGGCATACTCATAGCATATAGTCTTCACGACAGCACAGCTGTTGTGATGATGATAGTATTCTCCATAGCTGTAGGAGATTCTCTGGCAACAATAATAGGGACTTCAGTATCGAGCCCAAAGCTTCCTATAAACAGAAAAAAGAGTGCTGCTGGATCGATCGCTTTCTTTGCTGCTTCCGCAGCCTTTGCCATCTTTGTCCTAGGTTATGCCGGCCTCTTCTACGCTGCTGTAGCAACCATTACTGAGGCAGTTTCTGGATTTCCTTTGGA
This genomic stretch from Thermoplasma volcanium GSS1 harbors:
- the hemE gene encoding uroporphyrinogen decarboxylase, translated to MNAFLKALHGLDHDYIPVWFMRQAGRYLNVYKDYRKKLGLEGMMTDADVIVKITHSPVDMIGVDAAIIFADITTPLPGLGFKVRFEDNVGPIVLNNLSDNGFSGINEFDEASFNHPVLKAISMYREMYREPLIGFCGSPVTLLSYLIAGSFDKDLAKTKRLMLTDPSKYKEISTLLTDASVKYAKLQIKKGVDAFQLFDSWAGYLSPRQYKEFAVPYINDILSEIAGKVPTIYFSTMTSSFVFQSGIISDFISVDWRVEMDKVVKESGDYGLQGNLDPFIVNYDYAFAESEHIINAVKGNNRYIFNTGHGILPDTDPKRLIEIVKYVHSVNL
- a CDS encoding membrane protein, with translation MDTLKVALGVAIALVIVFAGAFGYSYYQNSKTSSAYSTAQANAQDYKPNAVLGDAFEHWNNIAIENTTLVSSQYLSNATLQWIGGPLSGTYTGLSAIDSTWNKFFGLWSAVWLYTSNPPVVTTSGDTAQVTAPVQFIVTPFNVNNTVEYINVSYTLDFMKSGGQFYITHEVWHITGAGILASVPSAVLTQEVEAQAMEHWDYIAIENTSLLQPEYASNATLDWIGGPLTGTYSGVSSIIGTWGKFFGLWSAVWFYTVTPPSVSVIGKTATVTSMNQFIVTPTSANNTVEYLNISYTLNYYKEMGQYKIVGETWHIVGTGYISTNENQDMYNQVLALAFSHWNNIAIENLTSVMEQYNDSATLYWVNSTLNGTYQGYSNISAVWNKFFKAWIAVWFYAEEPPTVAMKGDMAYVNATVQFVVQKNATTFDYINVSYQIVYQNMGFNVKTGQFQFEIVSEVFNVLGGAPGPLNKV
- the hemH gene encoding ferrochelatase — encoded protein: MKTAVLLLSYGSPEKMSDIDEYLSKIFGGKPVPKGVAEENYRKYEMFGGLSPSNRIIQSIRDRLQKRFDQSGDVDVFTAFKHWYPSIGEVVPDLKGYDNIVSIPLFSFFSENVKASYYKPLAEALEKNDIRTKMEFVNGISNYDLFIPMWIHLIEEKEKGDSFYLFDAHSLPHPENEEDYLFWLRYSTYKITQIMGLRSSDFGFQGGHEGWLGPSIYNVYRKAKEKKIIAVPISFLYDHLEILYDLDYEFRKKIEEDGYSYERVPMPNDSAIFITLLERIVSSSITHLSGELIGNGKEKSENFI
- a CDS encoding diacylglycerol/polyprenol kinase family protein codes for the protein MIGAVIEAGVGITAALISLIEDKQNFLKKYEVSLIILPILVIFFHSMLIVPIYVFSIISGTYLYSKKFYYPFLLLFVSVFLIYIVYGINYPWKSTDIAISAGMIVVMVFDSREKEYVKQNEMNRGTDRKKEIRRDYVQILAGAVIILLIYYYGIDVSRILVTFGSLVLYVTGNFLAGRPDLLLGKLLNSLERSSTKLGIGSLWFASGILIAYSLHDSTAVVMMIVFSIAVGDSLATIIGTSVSSPKLPINRKKSAAGSIAFFAASAAFAIFVLGYAGLFYAAVATITEAVSGFPLDDNLTVPFILSILAYVSKML
- a CDS encoding phosphoribosylaminoimidazolesuccinocarboxamide synthase, with protein sequence MKLLTTGKVKDVYDDGDTLVFKFSNRISVFDKIIPNEIDNKGESLCRTSAFWFQLIESYGMKSHFIELIDNRTMRVRKFAVPNKVSLGSSNYVIPLEFITRYYVAGSLYDRIKEGKVKPMDIGLKHVPEYGEKLIDPIFEATTKREETDRLLTKKEAMEIGGLTLEDYCEIMEAVFKIDRRIDMEVSKRGLIHADGKKEIALDRERRIVVVDTFGTADEDRFWDEKEYDNGRVVELSKEMVRQYYRSIGYHDKLYYARENGLPEPDIPALSDDMVSKVSDLYRMMFEKITGQKW